In Bos indicus isolate NIAB-ARS_2022 breed Sahiwal x Tharparkar chromosome 19, NIAB-ARS_B.indTharparkar_mat_pri_1.0, whole genome shotgun sequence, the following proteins share a genomic window:
- the RANGRF gene encoding ran guanine nucleotide release factor isoform X1, which yields MEPTRDYPLFGGAFSATLPPGAIDVSDLRPVPDHQEVFCHRVTDQSLIVELLELQAHVQGEEAARYHFEDVGGVQEARAVQVETVQPLVLENLALRGCCQEAWILSGQQQVAKENQQVAKYVTLHQALLRLPQYQTDLLLTFNQPPPENRSSLGPENLSIPPWSLGDFEQLVTSLTLHDPNIFGPQ from the exons ATGGAGCCCACGCGAGACTATCCACTGTTCGGGGGCGCCTTCTCCGCCACTCTCCCTCCGGGGGCCATTGACGTAAG CGACCTCCGACCGGTCCCGGACCATCAAGAAGTTTTCTGCCATCGCGTGACAGACCAGAGCCTGATAGTCGAACTTCTGGAGCTGCAGGCCCACGTGCAGGGCGAGGAGGCTGCCCG GTATCACTTTGAAGATGTTGGCGGGGTGCAAGAGGCTAGGGCTGTGCAAGTGGAGACTGTGCAGCCCCTCGTTTTGGAGAACCTGGCCCTGAGGGGCTGCTGTCAAGAAGCCTGGATCCTCTCTGGCCAACAGCAGGTAGCTAAAGAAAATCAGCAG GTAGCCAAGTATGTGACACTGCATCAGGCTTTGCTGCGGCTGCCCCAGtaccagactgatctccttctcACCTTCAATCAGCCCCC ccctgAGAATAGGTCATCTCTTGGCCCGGAAAATCTGTCAATTCCTCCCTGGAGCCTGGGCGACTTTGAACAGCTTGTGACCAGTCTGACCCTTCACGATCCCAACATCTTTGGTCCCCAGTAA
- the RANGRF gene encoding ran guanine nucleotide release factor isoform X2, producing the protein MEPTRDYPLFGGAFSATLPPGAIDVSDLRPVPDHQEVFCHRVTDQSLIVELLELQAHVQGEEAARYHFEDVGGVQEARAVQVETVQPLVLENLALRGCCQEAWILSGQQQVAKYVTLHQALLRLPQYQTDLLLTFNQPPPENRSSLGPENLSIPPWSLGDFEQLVTSLTLHDPNIFGPQ; encoded by the exons ATGGAGCCCACGCGAGACTATCCACTGTTCGGGGGCGCCTTCTCCGCCACTCTCCCTCCGGGGGCCATTGACGTAAG CGACCTCCGACCGGTCCCGGACCATCAAGAAGTTTTCTGCCATCGCGTGACAGACCAGAGCCTGATAGTCGAACTTCTGGAGCTGCAGGCCCACGTGCAGGGCGAGGAGGCTGCCCG GTATCACTTTGAAGATGTTGGCGGGGTGCAAGAGGCTAGGGCTGTGCAAGTGGAGACTGTGCAGCCCCTCGTTTTGGAGAACCTGGCCCTGAGGGGCTGCTGTCAAGAAGCCTGGATCCTCTCTGGCCAACAGCAG GTAGCCAAGTATGTGACACTGCATCAGGCTTTGCTGCGGCTGCCCCAGtaccagactgatctccttctcACCTTCAATCAGCCCCC ccctgAGAATAGGTCATCTCTTGGCCCGGAAAATCTGTCAATTCCTCCCTGGAGCCTGGGCGACTTTGAACAGCTTGTGACCAGTCTGACCCTTCACGATCCCAACATCTTTGGTCCCCAGTAA
- the RANGRF gene encoding ran guanine nucleotide release factor isoform X3 produces the protein MEPTRDYPLFGGAFSATLPPGAIDVSDLRPVPDHQEVFCHRVTDQSLIVELLELQAHVQGEEAARYHFEDVGGVQEARAVQVETVQPLVLENLALRGCCQEAWILSGQQQVAKENQQP, from the exons ATGGAGCCCACGCGAGACTATCCACTGTTCGGGGGCGCCTTCTCCGCCACTCTCCCTCCGGGGGCCATTGACGTAAG CGACCTCCGACCGGTCCCGGACCATCAAGAAGTTTTCTGCCATCGCGTGACAGACCAGAGCCTGATAGTCGAACTTCTGGAGCTGCAGGCCCACGTGCAGGGCGAGGAGGCTGCCCG GTATCACTTTGAAGATGTTGGCGGGGTGCAAGAGGCTAGGGCTGTGCAAGTGGAGACTGTGCAGCCCCTCGTTTTGGAGAACCTGGCCCTGAGGGGCTGCTGTCAAGAAGCCTGGATCCTCTCTGGCCAACAGCAGGTAGCTAAAGAAAATCAGCAG ccctgA